A window of the Penaeus monodon isolate SGIC_2016 chromosome 38, NSTDA_Pmon_1, whole genome shotgun sequence genome harbors these coding sequences:
- the LOC119597121 gene encoding raf homolog serine/threonine-protein kinase Raf-like isoform X3, with translation MCEELQNIQNIIHLTKEYIDDLNSRFAGFQHPPSLYLTEYTELTGKLHRFEAKEQEILEQLTLATGQTAQTNGCHEDLPEGQTAASAEEVEPGYPPMTQASSSNGVCEEVARSTPQSPLRSVVRAHLPNQQRTTVQVQPGRTLKEALAKALNFRKLSHDVCIVYRKNNPKVRMSWDSDIAALEGEEIVVEVLEKFPVTTSISHNFNRRTFFSLAFCDNCRRLLFHGFVCRTCGYRFHQRCSVGVPTLCQQDQRITNNIYQHLLASYQDNPAGILTTTVYGGPHGAQSSLLGPYAGHYPGGYGGHYMDSYRNQYPGQYSSGGSEGQVPPPLPRPAPAPLAPRDRSSSAPNVCINLVNPSSQSDAGASLAEFAQRIGKNYNPTSPGVHFFGSSTLYLHDSGGGTWSPPTHMSHIMMPSPGYTGGGGILAPPPSTSPTSSPTRPVQGSHSAQASPTNTLKTVRPRARSADESVSGKKVSNQLVRQSSKDTVEDWEIPVDEILIGHRIGSGSFGTVYRGHWHGPVAVKTLNVRDPTPAQYSAFKNEVSVLKKTRHVNILLFMGCVKTQQLAIVTQWCEGSSLYKHLHVQENKFELMRIIDIARQTSQGMDYLHAKNIIHRDLKSNNIFLHDDYTVKIGDFGLATVKVII, from the exons GAGTACACAGAGCTAACTGGAAAGTTGCACAGATTTGAGGCCAAGGAGCAAGAAATACTAGAGCAGTTGACACTTGCAACTGGGCAGACTGCGCAGACTAATGGCTGTCACGAAGACTTACCTGAGGGGCAGACGGCAGCCTCTGCCGAGGAGGTGGAGCCAGGCTATCCCCCCATGACACAAGCTTCCA GTAGTAATGGTGTATGTGAAGAAGTGGCACGTTCCACGCCACAGTCTCCCCTTCGATCGGTTGTACGGGCGCATTTGCCCAACCAGCAACGTACTACAGTACAAGTGCAGCCAGGACGTACTTTAAAAGAAGCATTAGCAAAGGCTCTTAACTTCCGCAAACTTTCCCACGATGTCTGCATTGTGTACAGAAAAAACAATCCTAAG GTGCGCATGTCTTGGGACTCAGATATCGCAGCGTTAGAAGGAGAGGAAATTGTTGTGGAGGTTCTAGAAAAGTTTCCTGTAACAACATCCATCTCCCACAATTTT AATAGAAGAACATTCTTTTCTTTGGCATTCTGTGATAACTGTCGACGACTTCTATTCCACGGGTTTGTATGCCGTACATGTGGCTATCGCTTTCATCAACGCTGCTCTGTTGGAGTTCCAACGCTGTGTCAGCAGGATCAGCGTATTACAAATAATATCTACCAGCA TTTATTAGCGTCGTATCAAGATAACCCAGCAGGAATCCTGACCACAACAGTGTATGGAGGTCCCCACGGAGCCCAGTCTTCGCTATTAGGTCCCTATGCCGGCCATTATCCTGGTGGCTATGGCGGCCACTACATGGACAGTTACAGGAATCAGTATCCTGGCCAATATTCCAGCGGCGGCAGCGAAGGGCAGGTCccaccccccctgccccgacctgcccccgcccccctggCCCCGAGGGACCGGTCCTCCTCGGCTCCCAACGTGTGCATCAATCTGGTCAACCCTTCCAGCCAGTCAGATGCCGGTGCCTCGTTGGCGGAGTTTGCACAAAGGATTGGCAAGAATTACAATCCTACAAGTCCAG GGGTCCACTTCTTTGGGTCCTCAACGTTGTACCTCCATGATAGTGGGGGGGGGACTTggagcccccccacacacatgtcCCACATCATGATGCCCTCCCCAGGGTATACAGGAGGCGGGGGGATCCTAGCCCCGCCTCCCTCGACCAGCCCCACCAGCAGCCCCACGCGCCCTGTCCAAGGCTCTCACTCTGCCCAGGCCTCCCCCACCAACACTCTCAAAACTGTGCGACCCAGAGCTAGATCAGCTGATGAATCTGTTTCAGGCAAGAAGGTTAGTAACCAGTTA GTCAGACAGTCGTCAAAAGACACAGTGGAGGACTGGGAGATACCAGTAGATGAAATCCTGATTGGTCATCGCATCGGGTCTGGCTCATTTGGGACTGTGTATCGAGGTCACTGGCATGGCCCGGTCGCAGTCAAAACATTAAATGTCCGTGATCCGACACCAGCACAGTACTCAGCCTTCAAGAATGAAGTTTCGGTACTCAAGAAAACAAG ACACGTTAATATATTGCTGTTTATGGGGTGTGTGAAGACACAGCAACTGGCCATTGTGACACAGTGGTGTGAAGGCTCTAGCCTTTACAAGCACCTTCATGTACAGGAAAACAAATTTGAACTTATGAGAATTATAGACATTGCCAGGCAAACGTCACAAGGCATGGA TTACCTCCATGCAAAGAATATTATTCATAGAGATCTTAAATCCAATAATATATTCTTGCATGATGATTACACAGTCAAGATTGGTGATTTTGGTCTGGCTACAGTCAAGGTAATTATATag